Proteins encoded together in one Lepisosteus oculatus isolate fLepOcu1 chromosome 2, fLepOcu1.hap2, whole genome shotgun sequence window:
- the hs3st1l2 gene encoding heparan sulfate (glucosamine) 3-O-sulfotransferase 1-like 2 yields the protein MLWTVLLAALLLLVLLQSQVCVCLRELRQSAPVSNATQRLPGAIIIGVRKGGTRALLEMLNLHPDIEVAKAEVHFFNLDDNYRRGLGWYRAQMPLSLPGQVAVEKTPGYFTAPQAPARVRDMSRDVRLILIVRDPAERLVSDYTQVLHNRRERHKPYQPLEQLLMRDGQLNTNYKAIQRSLYHLHLRNWLRHFPLEQIHVVDGDALIRDPFPEIRKVESFLHLAPRIAPSNFYFNQTKGFYCLLSEGHDKCLDESKGRPHPELSSDVRQALCQFFREPSQRFFQMVGRTFDWC from the coding sequence ATGCTGTGGACAGTGCTCCTCGCCGCCCTGCTGCTGCTCGTCCTCCTCCAGTCCCAGGTGTGCGTCTGCCTGCGGGAGCTGCGGCAGAGCGCCCCCGTCAGCAACGCCACCCAGAGGCTGCCCGGCGCCATCATCATCGGGGTGCGGAAGGGGGGCACGCGGGCCCTGCTGGAGATGCTGAACCTGCACCCCGACATCGAGGTGGCCAAGGCCGAGGTCCACTTCTTCAACCTGGACGACAACTACCGCCGGGGCCTGGGGTGGTACCGCGCCCAGATGCCCCTCTCCCTGCCCGGGCAGGTGGCCGTGGAGAAGACGCCGGGGTACTTCACGGCCCCCCAGGCGCCGGCGCGGGTGCGGGACATGAGCCGGGACGTGCGGCTGATCCTGATCGTGCGGGACCCCGCCGAGAGGCTGGTCTCGGACTACACCCAGGTGCTGCACAACCGCCGCGAGCGCCACAAGCCCTAccagcccctggagcagctgctgATGCGCGACGGGCAGCTCAACACCAACTACAAGGCCATCCAGCGCAGCCTCTACCACCTGCACCTGCGCAACTGGCTGCGCCACTTCCCCCTGGAGCAGATCCACGTCGTGGACGGCGACGCGCTGATCCGAGACCCCTTCCCCGAGATCCGGAAGGTGGAGAGCTTCCTCCACCTGGCGCCCAGGATAGCCCCCTCCAACTTCTACTTCAACCAGACCAAGGGCTTCTACTGCCTGCTCTCGGAGGGGCACGACAAGTGCCTGGACGAATCGAAGGGGCGCCCCCACCCAGAACTGAGTTCTGACGTCCGACAGGCGCTGTGCCAGTTCTTCAGGGAGCCCAGCCAGCGTTTCTTCCAGATGGTGGGGCGGACCTTCGACTGGTGCTGA